From a single Pseudophryne corroboree isolate aPseCor3 chromosome 6, aPseCor3.hap2, whole genome shotgun sequence genomic region:
- the LOC134934550 gene encoding paraneoplastic antigen Ma1-like, translating to MEGVSKDDILRWCKEKEIDAESSFGLSGNLTGVSDEAIINAVKFLYGVSEPCLVDKWKGASGTITAVLITNKNPLDKTLLPSMVVVAGVPGWKIHLVWPEWKDSGEEVDTPGEEHGTGKPHTQCTGREVHPNGDDTETPTGQEEAIGNQVETVVGKMVSHLERWHFEGGYRRLQIFSGITPVPTGEETYDLWREAATQHSEEWQCPEHIKRQRVVESLRGPAIGVIQATRRSNPNATLKEYVEALDFSFGTLEDVGDLLARLNHTYQELGETLTHYIYRVDRLIYKIVDKGGIAKDAVDSRRLTQVLKGALTNSPVVQPLRCTMAAARPPTLNELVREVKLEEVQIEDQEKTIKKVKVVVPASVQPSMDERLLKLIEEQNKKIEQHIALQSNTPYSHTSNPGFPAGNKFKAGEQISCSLL from the coding sequence ATGGAGGGAGTAAGTAAGGACGACATCCTCCGATGGTGTAAGGAGAAGGAGATAGATGCCGAAAGTAGTTTTGGATTAAGTGGGAATTTGACTGGCGTTAGTGATGAGGCTATTATTAATGCTGTAAAGTTCCTTTATGGAGTAAGTGAGCCTTGTCTTGTGGATAAATGGAAGGGGGCAAGTGGTACTATAACCGCAGTACTGATCACCAACAAGAACCCTTTAGACAAGACGTTGCTTCCAAGCATGGTGGTGGTTGCTGGAGTTCCGGGTTGGAAAATACACCTAGTGTGGCCAGAGTGGAAAGACAGTGGGGAAGAAGTGGATACTCCGGGTGAAGAGCATGGGACCGGGAAACCACATACCCAATGTACTGGACGCGAGGTGCATCCCAATGGTGATGATACAGAGACCCCCACTGGTCAGGAGGAAGCTATTGGAAATCAGGTGGAAACGGTAGTTGGAAAGATGGTTAGCCATTTAGAAAGGTGGCACTTCGAAGGTGGATATCGTCGCCTTCAAATCTTCTCAGGGATCACCCCGGTACCCACTGGAGAAGAGACTTATGATCTGTGGCGGGAGGCAGCTACACAACATTCGGAAGAATGGCAATGCCCGGAACATATTAAACGGCAGAGAGTGGTTGAAAGCCTCAGGGGGCCAGCTATAGGTGTAATTCAAGCTACTCGGAGGAGCAACCCTAATGCCACCCTGAAAGAATATGTGGAGGCATTGGATTTCTCTTTTGGCACGTTAGAAGATGTCGGGGATCTCCTGGCTCGACTTAACCACACATATCAGGAACTAGGGGAAACGTTGACCCATTATATATATAGGGTAGATAGATTAATCTATAAGATCGTGGACAAAGGGGGCATTGCAAAGGATGCAGTAGATAGCAGGAGACTAACTCAAGTGTTAAAAGGGGCGTTAACTAACAGCCCGGTGGTGCAACCACTAAGATGTACCATGGCTGCTGCTCGGCCCCCTACTTTGAATGAATTAGTTAGAGAAGTGAAACTGGAGGAAGTGCAAATTGAGGACCAGGAGAAAACAATTAAAAAAGTCAAAGTGGTGGTACCGGCTAGTGTGCAACCGTCTATGGATGAAAGGCTGTTGAAGCTAATAGAAgagcaaaataaaaaaattgaacaaCATATAGCACTTCAGTCTAATACTCCTTATAGCCACACGTCGAATCCTGGGTTTCCGGCGGGGAATAAGTTCAAGGCGGGAGAACAGATCTCCTGTAGTTTGTTATAG